The Arachis duranensis cultivar V14167 chromosome 2, aradu.V14167.gnm2.J7QH, whole genome shotgun sequence genome has a window encoding:
- the LOC107475885 gene encoding protein VAPYRIN-LIKE-like, which translates to MDRLVKPDRNEVEVVFIKSQKCSSTFKLTNLMHTMTVAVSLTTTNPSIFSINKPFSIIPPLSSSNYTLQLTHHHQPPLSDPPDAVTVRTAMLPVGKAHHDDLRRLFSKPGPHVFRDAVLTISLVGPTVPEFLITTHRTQIPESFKLFTNSLSQCTKPQLTNLIKPAIEQRNAETVAVLIKAGANPNFRDSTGKSLIPYAIRHGNFDILKLLVDSGTRIENSVDLVLHEAAAMNRIDFMELLLDSFRDELDVNLVNRNGETPIHVAAIHDHVEAIEFSVSIGVNPNAIDINGSTALHFAASNGNLNAVECLLEFSNVKYVKNRFGKTAFSFAEENKHFHLAETLRFGDLLFRAARVDDVHTLKRLLGEGAWVNRRDQNGWTALHWAAFKGRIKSVKVLVDHGAWVDAVDDAGYTPLHCAVEAGHLQVAILLIGHGGSQVSLKSFQGVVATLDLDSLEKHVTLRSSS; encoded by the coding sequence ATGGATAGGCTTGTGAAACCAGACAGAAATGAAGTGGAAGTTGTGTTCATCAAGTCACAAAAGTGCAGCTCCACTTTCAAGCTCACAAACCTAATGCACACAATGACAGTGGCAGTGTCACTAACAACAACAAACCCatcaatcttttcaatcaataaACCCTTTTCCATAATCCCACCACTCTCATCATCCAATTACACTCTCCAACTCACTCATCACCACCAACCACCACTCTCCGACCCTCCTGATGCCGTCACCGTCCGCACCGCCATGCTTCCCGTCGGAAAGGCCCACCATGACGACCTCCGCCGCCTCTTCTCCAAGCCTGGCCCCCACGTCTTCCGCGACGCCGTTTTGACCATCTCCCTCGTCGGACCCACCGTCCCCGAATTCCTCATCACCACCCACCGTACCCAAATCCCTGAAAGcttcaagcttttcaccaattCACTATCCCAATGCACAAAGCCCCAACTTACGAACCTTATAAAACCCGCAATTGAACAAAGAAACGCAGAAACCGTAGCCGTTTTGATCAAAGCCGGCGCGAACCCTAATTTCAGAGACTCAACGGGAAAATCCTTAATCCCTTACGCGATTCGGCACGGGAATTTCGATATTCTGAAGCTTCTGGTAGACTCTGGAACCCGAATTGAAAACTCGGTTGACCTAGTTCTTCACGAAGCCGCGGCGATGAACAGAATCGATTTCATGGAGCTTCTATTGGACTCGTTCCGTGACGAATTGGACGTGAATTTAGTGAATCGTAACGGCGAAACGCCTATTCACGTGGCTGCGATTCACGACCACGTCGAAGCAATCGAGTTCAGCGTTTCCATCGGCGTAAACCCTAACGCCATCGACATTAACGGCTCCACGGCGCTTCACTTCGCAGCTTCTAACGGAAACTTAAACGCCGTTGAGTGTTTGTTAGAATTCTCGAACGTGAAATACGTTAAGAATCGGTTCGGGAAAACGGCGTTTTCTTTTGCCGAAGAGAATAAGCACTTTCACTTAGCCGAAACGCTGCGTTTCGGTGACTTGCTATTCCGCGCTGCGAGGGTGGACGATGTTCACACGCTGAAGAGGTTGTTGGGAGAAGGCGCGTGGGTCAATCGGAGGGACCAGAATGGGTGGACGGCGCTGCATTGGGCTGCGTTTAAGGGTCGGATTAAGAGCGTGAAGGTGTTGGTTGATCATGGCGCGTGGGTTGACGCGGTTGATGATGCAGGTTACACTCCGTTACATTGTGCTGTTGAGGCAGGGCACTTGCAAGTTGCTATTTTGCTTATTGGTCATGGCGGGTCCCAAGTTAGCCTTAAGAGCTTCCAAGGTGTTGTTGCAACTCTTGATTTGGATTCTCTTGAAAAACATGTTACTCTTAGATCATCATCATAA